In the Pseudomonadota bacterium genome, ATTGTTGAGGCGATGGCTATGGGAAAACCTGTTGTTGCTACCGCGGCTGGAGGTGCGTTAGAGATAGTAGAGGATGGCATAACCGGTCTTCTTGTTCCCCCAGGCAATATAGATGCTATGGCTGAAGCCATTCTCAAATTAGCCGTTTCGCCCCAATCGATGCTGCATGATATGGGGGAAATGGGTAGGATAAGAGCTGAATCTTTATTTTCACCTAAGGAACATGCGGGCAAAATTGAAGAAATCTATCAGCGCCTCCTCATTTATTAAGGAAATGGACGAATTGTCTGGAATTTTGAATAACCGGCCGATAAAGTGAAAGAGAAATTATTAACATCAATTTTTTGTAAGAATTGCGAAAAAGGCTTTTTGAAATTGGATAATGTTTTTGAGATTGACCAAAATGATGAAATTCGAAGTGGAACGGTCAAATGTACGGGATGTTTGGCCACATATAGGATCCATAAAGGAATCCTCGATCTCTTAAAGGACAAACATGTTCAACAAGCATACCAACCCAATAAGGGGCGCCGCGACTCATTAATTAGAAAAGGTGGAGGCGTGTATTCCGAGTCAGACCTTGCCCAGAGAAAGAATTTGGATGAAGGTTGGGTTTTTGATACTGCAACTAATTTTGATTATATTTTAACGAAATTAAATTTGACTGGGCGCGAAACGGTCCTTGAAGTGGGCGCTGGGACATGTTGGGCAACTCATCGCTTTGCTAAATTAGGATGTGAATGCGTGGCCCTTGATGTGTTTACCGATAATAAGTTAGAACTGGCAGATTTTTGGTTTCGAGAGCACAATGTTTACTTTGATCGAGTTCTTTCAGACATGAATAAACTGCAATTTTATAGAGGTAGTTTTGATCTCGTCTTTTTTTGCTCAACGTTATTCTGTACCCAGGATATTTTATCATCTCTCACCGATATAAACCGGATTCTAAAACCGGATGGCAGAGTTGTCCTTACTTCAGAGCCCGTCCTTGGTATCTTTCAATACAGGACAATGAATCAGTGGAAAAATCATGGTGCAGGGCGACCAAACACAATTCCAACATGGATAGATTTTGTTAAAAAAGCAGGTTTTGGAGATATACAGCTTTTCTTTCCTCAATCACTGAATGAAAAACTACTCAATCAGGAATTGATCTATAAAAAAACTTCCTGGTACTACTTTGTGGTCAAAGCGATATCTTCCATTTGGAAAATAGTACATTTCAGACAATTTGTAATGCGTCATTTTACCTACTTGTTACTGCTTTTAACGCCCGTAGCCTTACCGCTGTTGCTTGTGGCCAGGAAAAAACCAGAGAAGGCAAATCTTATTTGAGTCTTTTATGATAAATCAAAGTGTACACCGTGGTTTGAAATGGTTAGTTGATTCAGATATAAGAATAAAAGATCAGTCATCTCCTCTATTTGATTCGGTTTGCGGTTCATACAATACCAGAAATAGGAGCTACCCATTCGTATATTGCGAAATCACCGCTTACGCTATTCAATTCTTGCTTCGAGCCGCTAAATGGTTTCAGAACAAGGATTTAGTTTTGTTGGCTAAGGCGGGTGGCGATTTTTTGATGAGAACTCAACATAACGAAAGTGATTGTAACGTTTCGGGCGCAATCCCTTATGGCTTTAGTCTTCCTGACAAACAAAAGATTGAGAAATATTATAGCTTTGATTCTGCGATTTGTATGTCGGCATTAGTTGAACTGTATGAAGTTCTCGGTGATGAATCATATTTGAAGAGCGCAATCAGAATATGCACATGGTTAGAGGTCTTGCAGGAGCAAAGCGGCTTTTTCCATTTTGGACATACCAAAGATGGATATAAACCTAAACTGACGGACTGGTATGGAAGCGGCGGATGCCTTCATGCCAAGAACGCTATAGGGCTGTTGAAGTTATATAACGCCACACAGGAGCGTAGACTTGTTAATGCTGCCGAAAGAGTTCTCGAATGGGGTTTGACCCTCCAGCTTAAGAATGGGGCCTTTAGGGTTAATAAGGAGTGTAATTACATTTTCACCCACGCTTGCTGTTATGCCATTGAGGGATTATTGTACGGGTATTCAGTATTGGGGAAACCTCATTATCTACGAGCATGTATCCATGCCGCATCCTGGCT is a window encoding:
- a CDS encoding class I SAM-dependent methyltransferase, yielding MKEKLLTSIFCKNCEKGFLKLDNVFEIDQNDEIRSGTVKCTGCLATYRIHKGILDLLKDKHVQQAYQPNKGRRDSLIRKGGGVYSESDLAQRKNLDEGWVFDTATNFDYILTKLNLTGRETVLEVGAGTCWATHRFAKLGCECVALDVFTDNKLELADFWFREHNVYFDRVLSDMNKLQFYRGSFDLVFFCSTLFCTQDILSSLTDINRILKPDGRVVLTSEPVLGIFQYRTMNQWKNHGAGRPNTIPTWIDFVKKAGFGDIQLFFPQSLNEKLLNQELIYKKTSWYYFVVKAISSIWKIVHFRQFVMRHFTYLLLLLTPVALPLLLVARKKPEKANLI